In a single window of the Streptomyces sp. HUAS ZL42 genome:
- a CDS encoding LacI family DNA-binding transcriptional regulator: MNIGEIAKRAGVSRSTVSYALSGKRSVSEETRRKIQRVIDELGYRPNASARALANGRTSTIGLVFPPAGTHYTGMQLDFIGSVVEAAATYDYDVLLSPSGVDSDRSFQRLLAERRVDGAILMEIRLQDDRVDHLVAENFPAVCIGRTAHPEGDWWIGLDHTALVEACVHHLADLGHRRIAFVNRPEHLLRAGYESAHRGLDGFTKAAAERGLTVRTYSCGDDAPAGQACLERILHDDPATTALVTLNEAALGGLYRGLAVAGRHVPRDFSITGVVAGRWAETVTPQLTAADVPAEQMGRLAVELLVERLDHPEASPRHHLLAPPISLRASTGPAHT, encoded by the coding sequence GTGAACATCGGTGAGATCGCCAAGCGGGCCGGTGTCTCGCGGAGCACCGTCTCGTACGCACTGAGCGGCAAGCGCTCGGTGTCGGAGGAGACCCGCCGCAAGATCCAGCGGGTGATCGACGAACTGGGCTACCGGCCCAACGCCAGCGCGCGTGCCCTGGCCAACGGCCGGACCAGCACCATCGGACTGGTCTTCCCGCCGGCCGGCACCCACTACACCGGCATGCAGCTCGACTTCATCGGCAGCGTGGTGGAAGCCGCGGCGACCTACGACTACGACGTGCTGCTCTCCCCGAGCGGCGTGGACAGCGACCGCTCGTTCCAGCGGCTGCTGGCCGAGCGGCGGGTCGACGGCGCGATCCTGATGGAGATCAGGCTTCAGGACGACCGGGTCGACCACCTCGTCGCGGAGAATTTCCCCGCCGTGTGCATCGGTCGCACCGCACATCCCGAGGGCGACTGGTGGATCGGACTGGATCACACCGCCCTGGTGGAGGCATGTGTGCACCACCTCGCCGACCTGGGGCATCGCAGGATCGCCTTCGTCAACCGGCCCGAGCACCTGCTGCGGGCGGGCTACGAGTCGGCGCACCGAGGTCTCGACGGCTTCACCAAGGCCGCGGCGGAACGTGGGCTCACCGTACGCACGTATTCCTGCGGTGACGACGCTCCCGCCGGACAGGCCTGCCTGGAGCGGATCCTGCACGACGACCCGGCCACCACGGCCCTGGTCACCCTGAACGAGGCCGCGCTCGGCGGTCTCTACCGGGGCCTGGCTGTGGCGGGCCGCCATGTACCACGCGACTTCTCCATCACCGGAGTCGTGGCCGGCCGCTGGGCGGAGACGGTGACCCCGCAGCTCACCGCGGCGGACGTGCCGGCAGAGCAGATGGGACGACTCGCCGTCGAACTGCTCGTGGAGCGGCTCGACCACCCCGAGGCCTCGCCTCGCCACCACCTCCTGGCGCCGCCCATCTCCTTGCGCGCCAGCACCGGGCCCGCCCACACGTGA
- a CDS encoding carbohydrate ABC transporter permease — protein sequence MNRTTHPPDRRPALDRKGAATAAPPPARTATRRRPASPQWAAWAFLAPVTLYLVLFYAYPLYRNLDLSLRNYTVRSFVRGDAPFTGLKNYETVFTDPTFGPALVHTVVFTAVCLVFQYAIGLALAVFFNQHFRLSATLRALFLVPWLLPLIVSASTWSWMLNSDSGIVNALLSTVGIGSVNWLTSPSWSLTSVIIANIWIGVPFNLVVLYSGLQSIPGSLYEAAALDGAGAWRRFWSITFPLLRPVSAITLLLGLVYTLKVFDIIWIMTKGGPADSSTTFATWSYRLGFGSLLPSFGPGAAVGNLLVAAALVFGLVYLRVQRKQYAS from the coding sequence ATGAACCGCACGACACATCCGCCGGACCGGCGGCCCGCGCTCGACCGGAAAGGGGCGGCCACCGCCGCCCCACCCCCGGCCCGCACCGCGACACGCCGCCGCCCGGCCTCTCCGCAGTGGGCCGCCTGGGCCTTCCTCGCCCCGGTCACCCTCTACCTCGTCCTCTTCTACGCCTATCCCCTCTACCGCAACCTCGACCTGAGCCTGCGCAACTACACCGTCCGCTCCTTCGTACGGGGCGACGCACCGTTCACCGGCCTGAAGAACTACGAAACCGTCTTCACGGACCCGACCTTCGGCCCGGCACTGGTGCACACCGTGGTGTTCACCGCCGTCTGCCTGGTCTTCCAATACGCCATCGGCCTGGCCCTCGCGGTCTTCTTCAACCAGCACTTCCGGCTCTCCGCGACCCTGCGCGCCCTGTTCCTGGTGCCCTGGCTGCTGCCGCTGATCGTGTCGGCCTCCACCTGGTCGTGGATGCTGAACAGCGACTCGGGCATCGTCAACGCCCTCTTGAGCACCGTCGGCATCGGCTCGGTCAACTGGCTGACCTCGCCATCGTGGTCGCTGACCTCGGTGATCATCGCCAACATCTGGATCGGCGTCCCGTTCAACCTCGTCGTGCTCTACAGCGGTCTGCAGTCGATCCCCGGCAGCCTGTACGAAGCGGCCGCCCTCGACGGGGCGGGAGCCTGGCGGCGCTTTTGGAGCATCACCTTCCCGCTGCTGCGACCGGTGTCCGCCATCACCCTGCTGCTGGGCCTCGTCTACACGCTCAAGGTCTTCGACATCATCTGGATCATGACCAAGGGCGGCCCGGCGGACTCGTCCACCACCTTCGCCACCTGGTCCTACCGGCTCGGTTTCGGCAGCCTGTTGCCCTCCTTCGGCCCCGGCGCGGCCGTCGGGAACCTGCTCGTCGCCGCCGCCCTGGTCTTCGGCCTGGTGTACCTGAGGGTCCAGCGAAAGCAGTACGCCTCATGA
- a CDS encoding Gfo/Idh/MocA family oxidoreductase, with protein MSTVRIGVIGAGNMGADHANTLHRHVSGAVVTMVADIDEERAAAVAGALTDARATGDPYAVISDPEVDAVVIASHDSTHADLSVAAVRAEKPMLCEKPLAPTLDECVRVVRAERQAGAGLISLGFMRRFDPAYVELKEALAAGVCGAPLLLRCVSRGVSSAPGATDELSITGSAIHEFDIVPWLLDSPITEVSWHAPRSTTVVTGLQDPQLILLRTADGALTTVEVFLNAGYGYDIRCEVAGERGALALTNPARLVTDSARARSLAHPADWRPRFADAYRLELQAWIDAVAMGSPSPLATAHDGLVAGAVADAVIASMKSEGRTVAVQVPEV; from the coding sequence ATGAGCACAGTCCGCATTGGAGTGATCGGCGCGGGCAACATGGGCGCCGACCACGCGAACACCCTGCACCGCCATGTCTCCGGCGCCGTGGTCACCATGGTCGCGGACATCGACGAGGAACGGGCCGCCGCCGTCGCCGGTGCCCTCACCGACGCCCGCGCCACCGGCGATCCGTACGCCGTGATCTCCGATCCGGAGGTCGATGCCGTCGTCATCGCCTCGCACGACAGCACCCACGCCGATCTGTCCGTCGCGGCCGTACGGGCCGAAAAGCCCATGCTGTGCGAGAAGCCCCTCGCTCCCACGCTCGACGAATGCGTCCGTGTCGTACGGGCGGAGCGGCAGGCCGGCGCAGGGCTGATCTCGCTGGGTTTCATGCGCCGTTTCGACCCCGCGTACGTGGAACTGAAAGAGGCCCTGGCCGCCGGTGTCTGCGGGGCACCGCTGCTGCTGCGTTGTGTCAGCCGAGGGGTCTCCTCCGCTCCAGGAGCCACCGACGAGCTCAGCATCACCGGGTCGGCCATCCATGAGTTCGACATCGTGCCCTGGTTGCTCGACTCCCCCATCACCGAGGTCAGCTGGCACGCGCCCCGCTCCACGACGGTGGTGACCGGGCTGCAGGACCCGCAACTGATACTGCTGCGCACCGCCGACGGCGCGCTGACCACCGTGGAGGTGTTCCTCAACGCGGGCTACGGCTACGACATCCGCTGCGAGGTGGCCGGCGAGCGTGGCGCGCTGGCCCTCACCAACCCCGCCCGCCTGGTCACCGACTCGGCGCGTGCCCGTTCCCTCGCCCACCCGGCCGACTGGCGTCCCCGGTTCGCCGACGCCTACCGTCTCGAACTCCAGGCGTGGATCGACGCCGTCGCCATGGGGAGTCCGTCGCCGCTGGCCACGGCGCACGACGGCCTGGTGGCGGGCGCGGTGGCCGACGCCGTCATCGCGTCGATGAAGAGCGAGGGCCGGACCGTCGCCGTCCAGGTCCCGGAGGTGTGA
- a CDS encoding extracellular solute-binding protein: MNRTTGRRLTAAALTVAALATGTTACSSGDNSSAKSGDSGTFTIWDPYPQFAEDSAWAKLLDGCGTKAGVKIKRTAFDTSDLTNKALLAAQQDNSADVLIVDNPVVSTLAEAGILTTSDDNKLDTSKVDPNLLAAGQSGGKTYGTPIGANTLALYYNKEVLKAAGVDVASVKDWPSLTAALEKVKKAGKKGITFSAIGTEEGSFQFLPWLWGSGAKLTELDTTQGVSALSLWTDWLKKGYAPNSVINNTQTTSWQEFASGDYAFAENGTWQLAGAEKAGFDYGVLPIPASSGGNAAAPTGGEFVTVPIQGDTGRYATAQKLVTCLTSTENLYATDTTLSYVAPTAEVQDKQVAADAKLKPWVEAVRAAKGRTSDDLGTKYPKISEQMWKAVQSALSGAKSPKDALTEAQDAVK, translated from the coding sequence ATGAACAGAACCACCGGACGACGCCTCACCGCCGCGGCCCTGACCGTCGCCGCCCTCGCCACCGGCACCACCGCATGCTCGTCCGGCGACAACTCGTCCGCCAAGAGCGGCGACAGCGGCACCTTCACCATCTGGGACCCGTACCCGCAGTTCGCCGAGGACTCCGCCTGGGCGAAGCTGCTCGACGGCTGCGGCACCAAGGCGGGCGTGAAGATCAAGCGGACCGCCTTCGACACCAGCGATCTGACGAACAAGGCACTCCTCGCGGCCCAGCAGGACAACTCGGCCGACGTGCTCATCGTCGACAACCCGGTGGTGTCGACCCTGGCGGAGGCCGGCATCCTCACGACCAGCGACGACAACAAGCTGGACACCTCGAAGGTCGACCCCAACCTGCTCGCGGCCGGCCAGTCCGGCGGGAAGACCTACGGCACCCCGATCGGGGCCAACACCCTCGCCCTGTACTACAACAAGGAGGTCCTCAAGGCCGCCGGTGTTGATGTCGCCTCGGTCAAGGACTGGCCGTCGCTGACGGCTGCGCTGGAGAAGGTGAAGAAGGCCGGCAAGAAGGGCATCACGTTCTCCGCGATCGGCACCGAGGAGGGCAGCTTCCAGTTCCTGCCCTGGTTGTGGGGCTCGGGCGCGAAGCTCACCGAACTCGACACCACGCAGGGCGTGTCGGCGCTGTCCCTGTGGACCGACTGGCTGAAGAAGGGCTACGCCCCCAACTCGGTCATCAACAACACCCAGACCACCAGCTGGCAGGAGTTCGCGAGCGGTGACTACGCCTTCGCCGAGAACGGCACCTGGCAGCTCGCAGGCGCCGAGAAGGCAGGCTTCGACTACGGTGTCCTGCCCATCCCCGCCTCGAGCGGAGGCAACGCCGCGGCCCCCACCGGCGGCGAGTTCGTCACCGTCCCCATCCAGGGCGACACCGGCCGCTACGCCACCGCACAGAAGCTGGTGACCTGTCTGACCAGCACCGAGAACCTCTACGCCACCGACACCACCCTGTCCTACGTGGCCCCCACCGCCGAGGTCCAGGACAAGCAGGTGGCGGCCGACGCCAAGCTCAAGCCGTGGGTCGAGGCGGTCAGGGCGGCCAAGGGCCGCACCAGCGACGACCTCGGCACCAAGTACCCCAAGATCTCCGAGCAGATGTGGAAGGCGGTCCAGTCCGCCCTCAGCGGAGCCAAGTCCCCCAAGGACGCGCTCACCGAGGCCCAGGACGCCGTCAAGTAG
- a CDS encoding carbohydrate ABC transporter permease — protein MTTAITSRRAHRARNTWWKTATGLALTAVMLFPVYWMLNVSFTRDQDMRKSPPDLLPLHGTLEGYRAVLDQQLPYLGTSLVIGLGTVVLTVALAAPAGYALAKLRPRGGGVVSFLFLVAQMIPGIIMAMGFYAIYLSLGLLQSVPGLIVADSTLAVPFAVLIFTAFMSGIPGELLQAAQVDGAGPLRTFRSIVLPMSRNAVVTVSLFAFLWSWSDFVFASTLANGGAHEPITLGIYHYIGNNNQEWNAIMATAVVASLPAAVILVLAQRYVAAGVTAGAVKD, from the coding sequence ATGACCACCGCGATCACATCCCGCCGCGCACACCGGGCACGCAACACCTGGTGGAAGACGGCCACGGGCCTCGCGCTCACCGCCGTCATGCTCTTCCCGGTGTACTGGATGCTCAACGTGTCCTTCACCCGCGACCAGGACATGCGCAAGAGCCCCCCCGACCTGCTGCCGCTCCACGGCACCCTGGAGGGCTACCGCGCCGTCCTCGACCAGCAGCTGCCCTATCTCGGCACCAGCCTGGTCATAGGCCTGGGCACGGTTGTCCTGACCGTGGCGCTGGCTGCACCCGCCGGCTACGCACTGGCCAAACTCCGCCCGCGCGGCGGCGGGGTGGTCAGCTTCCTCTTCCTGGTCGCCCAGATGATCCCCGGCATCATCATGGCGATGGGCTTCTACGCCATCTACCTCAGCCTCGGACTGCTCCAGTCGGTGCCCGGCCTGATCGTCGCCGACTCCACACTGGCCGTCCCGTTCGCGGTGCTCATCTTCACCGCGTTCATGTCCGGGATACCGGGCGAACTGCTCCAGGCCGCGCAGGTGGACGGAGCCGGGCCCCTGCGCACGTTCCGGTCGATCGTGCTGCCCATGAGCCGCAACGCCGTCGTCACCGTCTCCCTGTTCGCGTTCCTGTGGTCCTGGTCCGACTTCGTCTTCGCCAGCACCCTCGCGAACGGTGGCGCACACGAGCCGATCACCCTCGGCATCTACCACTACATCGGCAACAACAACCAGGAGTGGAACGCCATCATGGCCACCGCCGTCGTGGCCTCGCTACCCGCCGCGGTGATCCTCGTCCTCGCCCAGCGCTACGTCGCCGCCGGCGTGACGGCCGGAGCCGTCAAGGACTGA
- a CDS encoding cellulosome protein, translated as MRRNRSRTRAGASATAATALAALLAVPAAGTARAAAPEQLTIDLATNTGTFHGGASGSLYGVYGDGVPSRNVLEGMHLRTVSTKAQDGPQHPGADALEMLPPFVDSGGKDVYIYMTDIYRGFPYQWPGADGPTRLADFKAKIKKQVQQVLATGDYKNHVVYVPFNEPEGNMFGTGEWSYNKVSWLNDPQYFFAAWKEVYHLIKGLDPDARIAGPNTSVLFNQVKGFLQYAKANDVVPDVMTWHELSSPAAVRTNVAKYRQMEKDVGVGPLPINVNEYGHNYHLSVPGQVVQWVSAIEESKIDADLAYWNIDGNLNDSAVEANKGNGQWWLFNAYGQMSGHTVQVTAPHPNQQYTLQGVATLDEGKRQSKALFGGKSGDADVVFKNIDPELFGSTVHATVQEIPWTGQVGDSAQPLHLADQELAVGEDGTVTLPMTGMNEMSAYQVILSPGGNGGVPAEPSVSWRKTYEAENATYTGSGYSKNGPEGSPSQVGKFATSGAYNVGGLRTGSDGVLAFDVEVPQDGVYDLSVFANSYNLYGLVKEQGPTNVFLRVDGADPQELRLPLGYKWVVWGHTDTTVKLTAGKHRLTLAAKDADLGVTQGDAIIDKIDLSLRDERVTAPAVYEAEYATLSEAQPSYAHPGASGPGVVPLSKGDSATFWVHSPTDGESAVYVDHLGGGRATLSLNGEKLDVPRVGGAKKGTDQVRVFLSGGINKITVTGASRELVLDRLRVTPAGGSLATKVYQAEDGAVTGAAKVTDAYTFASGGKAVTDIGAGKANALTFDVVAERSGRHAVTIRYSNAEQAPATHYNPDPIARHADLSVNGGPAQRVLFPTTFHFNNFWELTVPVTLKKGTNRLTFTAEELPDFNGDTYNQYDQRSPYAPVIDRIAVTPLAVKQP; from the coding sequence GTGCGACGCAATCGCAGCAGAACAAGAGCCGGCGCCAGTGCCACCGCCGCAACCGCCCTCGCCGCCCTGCTCGCCGTGCCGGCCGCCGGCACGGCCCGCGCGGCTGCACCGGAGCAGCTCACCATCGACCTCGCCACCAACACGGGCACCTTCCACGGCGGCGCCTCCGGCTCCCTGTACGGGGTCTACGGCGACGGCGTGCCCAGCCGCAACGTCCTCGAAGGCATGCACCTCCGCACCGTGTCGACGAAGGCGCAGGACGGGCCGCAGCACCCGGGCGCGGACGCCCTGGAGATGCTGCCGCCGTTCGTGGACTCCGGCGGCAAGGACGTCTACATCTACATGACCGACATCTACCGCGGCTTCCCCTACCAGTGGCCGGGCGCCGACGGTCCCACGCGCCTCGCCGACTTCAAGGCGAAGATCAAGAAGCAGGTCCAGCAGGTCCTGGCCACGGGCGACTACAAGAACCACGTCGTCTACGTCCCCTTCAACGAACCCGAAGGGAACATGTTCGGCACCGGCGAGTGGAGTTACAACAAGGTCTCCTGGCTGAACGACCCCCAGTACTTCTTCGCGGCCTGGAAGGAGGTCTACCACCTCATCAAGGGCCTGGACCCGGACGCGCGCATCGCCGGCCCCAACACCAGCGTCCTGTTCAACCAGGTCAAGGGCTTCCTGCAGTATGCCAAGGCCAACGACGTGGTCCCTGACGTGATGACCTGGCACGAGTTGTCCAGCCCCGCCGCGGTCCGCACGAACGTGGCGAAGTACCGGCAGATGGAAAAGGACGTCGGGGTCGGCCCGCTGCCCATCAACGTCAACGAGTACGGCCACAACTACCACCTCTCCGTCCCCGGCCAGGTCGTCCAGTGGGTCTCCGCCATCGAGGAGTCCAAGATCGACGCCGACCTGGCGTACTGGAACATCGACGGCAACCTCAACGACTCGGCCGTCGAGGCCAACAAGGGCAACGGCCAGTGGTGGCTGTTCAACGCCTACGGCCAGATGTCCGGCCACACCGTCCAGGTGACCGCCCCGCATCCCAACCAGCAGTACACCCTCCAGGGCGTCGCCACCCTCGACGAGGGCAAGAGGCAGTCCAAGGCGCTCTTCGGCGGCAAGAGCGGCGACGCTGACGTCGTCTTCAAGAACATCGACCCCGAGCTGTTCGGATCCACCGTGCACGCCACCGTGCAGGAGATCCCGTGGACCGGGCAGGTCGGCGACTCGGCCCAGCCCCTGCACCTCGCGGACCAGGAGCTCGCGGTCGGCGAGGACGGCACCGTCACCCTTCCCATGACGGGCATGAACGAGATGTCGGCGTACCAGGTCATCCTCTCCCCCGGCGGGAACGGCGGTGTACCGGCCGAACCCTCGGTGAGCTGGCGCAAGACGTACGAGGCGGAGAACGCCACCTACACCGGCAGCGGCTACTCCAAGAACGGCCCCGAGGGATCGCCCTCCCAGGTCGGGAAGTTCGCGACATCGGGCGCCTACAACGTCGGCGGCCTGCGCACCGGATCCGACGGCGTCCTCGCCTTCGACGTGGAGGTCCCGCAGGACGGTGTGTACGACCTGAGCGTGTTCGCCAACTCCTACAACCTGTACGGCCTGGTGAAGGAACAGGGCCCCACCAACGTCTTCCTGCGCGTGGACGGCGCGGATCCGCAGGAGCTGCGGCTGCCGCTCGGTTACAAGTGGGTGGTCTGGGGCCACACCGACACCACGGTGAAGCTGACAGCGGGCAAGCACCGGCTCACGCTCGCGGCGAAGGACGCCGACCTGGGCGTCACCCAGGGCGACGCCATCATCGACAAGATCGACCTGTCGCTGCGCGACGAGCGCGTGACTGCGCCGGCGGTCTACGAAGCCGAGTACGCGACGCTCTCCGAGGCGCAGCCCAGCTACGCCCACCCCGGGGCCTCGGGCCCCGGCGTGGTACCGCTGAGCAAGGGTGACTCCGCGACCTTCTGGGTCCACTCCCCCACGGACGGTGAATCGGCCGTGTACGTCGACCACTTGGGCGGTGGCCGGGCGACACTCTCCCTCAACGGCGAGAAGCTCGACGTGCCCAGGGTCGGCGGGGCGAAGAAGGGCACCGACCAGGTCCGGGTGTTCCTCTCCGGCGGCATCAACAAGATCACCGTCACCGGTGCCTCACGCGAACTGGTCCTGGACCGGCTGCGGGTCACCCCGGCCGGCGGCTCCCTGGCGACGAAGGTGTACCAGGCGGAGGACGGCGCGGTGACGGGCGCCGCCAAGGTGACCGACGCCTACACGTTCGCCTCCGGCGGCAAGGCGGTCACCGACATCGGCGCCGGCAAGGCAAACGCGCTGACCTTCGATGTCGTCGCCGAGCGCTCCGGGCGGCACGCCGTGACCATCCGCTATTCCAACGCGGAGCAGGCGCCGGCCACTCACTACAACCCCGACCCGATCGCCCGGCACGCCGACCTCTCGGTCAACGGCGGACCGGCCCAGCGTGTGCTCTTCCCGACCACCTTCCACTTCAACAACTTCTGGGAGCTGACCGTCCCCGTGACGCTGAAGAAGGGCACGAACCGGCTCACCTTCACGGCGGAGGAGCTGCCCGACTTCAACGGCGACACCTACAACCAGTACGACCAGCGGTCCCCGTACGCACCGGTCATCGACCGCATCGCCGTCACCCCCCTCGCGGTGAAGCAGCCCTGA
- a CDS encoding Gfo/Idh/MocA family protein, whose product MPGFPRVLPAPRTPDPMDAPVLRWGVLGTGWIAERFVRSVQRHTRQRFTAVASRDAARAEDFARRHGIPQSYGSYEELTAAADVDVVYVATGHTDHLTCARIALEAGKHALVEKPLALNAAQAIEIAQLATERGLFCSEALWTFFLPKFDVVRQVLDSGVLGDIRTVLAEYGEHFTAGHRILRPDLAGGPLLDLGTYPLSLATWVLGAPAEVVASAQPHPAGVNGQASALLRDIDGNQGIVHTTLFSDTPTTATIVGTHATLSLPGPFYQPGDIVLTLAGSGTQSTYTEPLTAHDALHFEAAEVARCIAAGRLQSPLRPLDDSVTTLRVMDEIRRQCGIVFPGETQQQLCTA is encoded by the coding sequence ATGCCCGGCTTTCCCAGGGTCCTGCCCGCCCCGCGCACCCCGGACCCCATGGACGCGCCCGTACTGCGCTGGGGCGTCCTGGGCACGGGCTGGATCGCAGAACGTTTCGTGCGCTCCGTGCAGCGCCACACACGCCAGCGCTTCACCGCCGTCGCGTCCCGCGACGCCGCCCGCGCCGAGGACTTCGCCCGCCGGCACGGCATCCCTCAGTCGTACGGCTCCTACGAGGAGCTGACCGCGGCCGCGGACGTGGACGTGGTCTACGTCGCCACCGGGCACACCGACCACCTCACCTGTGCGCGGATCGCCCTCGAGGCCGGCAAGCACGCCCTGGTGGAGAAGCCACTCGCCCTGAACGCCGCCCAGGCCATCGAGATCGCCCAACTCGCCACAGAACGGGGCCTGTTCTGCTCCGAAGCCCTCTGGACCTTCTTTCTCCCCAAGTTCGACGTCGTCCGGCAGGTCCTCGACTCCGGCGTCCTCGGCGACATCCGCACCGTCCTCGCCGAATACGGCGAACACTTCACCGCCGGCCACCGCATCCTCCGCCCGGACCTGGCCGGAGGCCCCCTTCTCGACCTCGGTACCTACCCCCTGTCCCTCGCCACCTGGGTCCTCGGTGCCCCGGCCGAAGTGGTGGCCTCCGCGCAGCCGCACCCGGCGGGTGTCAACGGCCAGGCCTCCGCTCTCCTCCGCGACATCGACGGCAATCAAGGCATCGTCCACACCACCCTCTTCAGCGACACACCCACCACGGCCACCATCGTCGGCACGCACGCCACGTTGAGCCTGCCCGGCCCCTTCTACCAGCCCGGCGACATCGTCCTGACCCTGGCGGGAAGCGGCACGCAATCGACGTACACAGAGCCGCTCACCGCACACGATGCCCTGCATTTCGAGGCCGCGGAGGTGGCCCGGTGCATCGCCGCCGGCCGGTTGCAGTCTCCGCTCCGTCCACTGGACGACTCGGTCACCACGCTGCGAGTGATGGACGAGATCCGCCGGCAGTGCGGCATCGTGTTCCCAGGAGAGACGCAGCAGCAACTCTGCACCGCCTGA
- a CDS encoding amylo-alpha-1,6-glucosidase — protein MTAAPPGPAFSLHDIPFSMHGSWFDISPVLAENTYADDLHLVSHQNGMHAVLRLVPLDPTTGERAETRITAVPSLLTWNHDTGRTDLAYEAPDTVRLRGQGSALRVTAAAQTLTPFTGTYLFRDPADGAYVFTSYETGRRYRFTVLSGVIRDASGSQALGSADRGLTITADNGGTWEAAIEELDSARRPHRARMTFDEVVTAADRAFADFTDTVAPWRSSRTPAAELAAYVLWSATVDPAGLVTRPAVLMSKHWMDKVWSWDHCFNALALAPGAPALAWDQFSLPFDHQDESGALPDSLTHSEVLHNFVKPPIHGWTLSHLRRRLPDPPDRSELIETYDRLRRWTDFWLTARRAPDALLPHYQHGNDSGWDNATTFDPERVVVTADLAAFLVLQLHELAALATELGHHDDARSWTSTAETTRTAMLEELWTGERFVARGADSGDTWGSSSLLDLMPIALGEHLPEHVAKTLADRIEAHLTPYGLATELPTSPHYRPDGYWRGPIWAPATVLVEDGLRRSGHHRLADEISARFRLLCETHGFAENFDALTGTGLRDRAYTWTAAAYLLLAEDHALRDAER, from the coding sequence ATGACCGCCGCCCCGCCCGGCCCGGCCTTCTCCCTCCACGACATCCCGTTCAGCATGCACGGATCCTGGTTCGACATATCACCGGTGCTGGCGGAGAACACGTACGCCGACGACCTCCACCTGGTCTCCCACCAGAACGGCATGCACGCCGTCCTGCGCCTGGTCCCCCTCGACCCCACCACCGGCGAGCGGGCCGAGACCCGCATCACCGCCGTACCGAGCCTCCTCACCTGGAACCACGACACCGGCCGCACCGACCTCGCCTACGAGGCACCGGACACCGTACGCCTGCGCGGCCAGGGATCCGCCCTGCGCGTGACCGCGGCGGCACAGACCCTGACGCCCTTCACCGGGACATACCTCTTCCGCGACCCGGCGGACGGCGCCTACGTGTTCACCTCGTACGAGACCGGGCGCCGCTACCGGTTCACCGTCCTGTCCGGCGTCATACGCGACGCCTCCGGCAGCCAGGCCCTGGGCAGCGCGGACAGGGGTCTCACGATCACCGCGGACAACGGCGGAACCTGGGAGGCCGCCATCGAGGAACTCGACAGCGCACGCCGTCCCCACCGCGCCCGGATGACGTTCGACGAGGTCGTCACCGCGGCGGATCGCGCCTTCGCCGACTTCACCGACACGGTGGCGCCCTGGCGGTCCTCCCGTACCCCGGCCGCCGAACTCGCCGCATACGTCCTGTGGTCGGCGACCGTCGACCCGGCCGGCCTCGTCACCCGGCCCGCGGTGCTGATGTCCAAGCACTGGATGGACAAGGTCTGGAGCTGGGACCACTGCTTCAACGCCCTCGCCCTGGCGCCGGGAGCGCCCGCGCTGGCATGGGACCAGTTCTCCCTGCCCTTCGACCACCAGGACGAAAGCGGGGCGCTGCCCGACTCGCTCACCCACTCGGAGGTCCTGCACAACTTCGTCAAACCCCCCATCCACGGCTGGACCCTCTCCCACCTGCGCAGACGCCTGCCCGACCCCCCCGACCGCAGCGAACTCATCGAAACCTACGACCGGTTGAGACGCTGGACGGACTTCTGGCTCACCGCCCGCCGCGCACCGGACGCCCTCCTGCCCCACTACCAGCACGGCAACGACAGCGGCTGGGACAACGCCACCACCTTCGACCCCGAACGCGTGGTCGTCACCGCCGACCTGGCCGCGTTCCTCGTCCTCCAACTGCACGAACTGGCCGCCCTCGCAACGGAACTCGGTCATCACGACGACGCCCGCAGTTGGACGAGCACCGCGGAGACGACACGGACCGCCATGCTCGAAGAGCTGTGGACGGGGGAGCGGTTCGTGGCGCGGGGCGCCGACAGCGGCGACACCTGGGGCAGTTCCAGCCTGCTCGACCTGATGCCCATCGCGCTGGGCGAGCACCTGCCCGAGCACGTGGCAAAGACCCTGGCCGACCGGATCGAGGCACACCTCACCCCGTACGGCCTGGCCACCGAACTGCCCACCTCACCGCACTACCGCCCCGACGGCTACTGGCGCGGCCCGATCTGGGCGCCCGCCACCGTCCTCGTCGAGGACGGCCTGCGCCGCAGCGGCCACCACCGCCTCGCCGACGAGATCAGCGCGCGCTTCCGGCTCCTGTGCGAAACCCACGGCTTCGCCGAGAACTTCGACGCCCTCACCGGCACGGGCCTGCGTGACCGCGCCTACACCTGGACGGCCGCCGCCTACCTCCTGCTCGCCGAAGACCACGCACTCCGCGACGCTGAGCGTTGA